From a single Thermodesulfobacteriota bacterium genomic region:
- a CDS encoding beta-ketoacyl synthase N-terminal-like domain-containing protein gives MSSQPSAALQPRRDVAIVGMAGLFPQAPDLKAFWHNIVAGRDCITDPLPSSLVAQVYDPDSRESNRIACRRGGYLHELPPFVPARYGVMPRAVDGAEPEHFVALVVAHAALADAGLLDRPFNRAATEVILGRGTFVNRGFMSAMQHALVVDQTEDLLRDLDPDLAPETLARIRAALLAQLPPFSPETAPGLCHNVMAGLIANRLDLQGRTLVVDAACASALLALEIARDDLALGKCEVALVGGVQISTPAPIHMLFTQLGALSRSEHLKPFDRRADGTMLGEGAGMLVLTRLEDALAQGLRVYAVVKGVGSASDGKGAGLLAPRLEGEELALRRAYQDGGVDPATVGLIEAHGTGIPLGDRTEVMALRQVLGPRRGELPSVALGTVKSMIGHLIPAAGAAGMIKAALAIYHKVLPPTIACDEENPELELEKTGLYLNRRARPWIHGAAATPRRAGVNAFGFGGINAHVILEEGPAAADGAWRHGDWESEVLVVSAASRLDLAQRCQDLAQAWHEEPAVPLARRAAGLAAGPGPAGCRLALVAGTVEEAARKLARSAQKLQEEGRTQIQDKSGIFYFDQPLAQEGGLAFLFPGEGSQYLDMLADLCLHFPGVRACFDLLDRAYADHPRGLLPSQFIFPPPGSDRAQAEELLLAMDGAVDAVSTANRALAGLFAELGIAAQAMAGHSSGELAALEAAGAVPLAGEEDVIGYIRTGNAIIERLERAATVAAGRLLAVGGVERAAVDQVLAASPGFLVRAMDNCPHQSVLCGDEAVLAAAARTLRDKGAVCQPLPFHRPYHTERFLPALALLAELYDEARFQAPRVRLYSAMTAAPYPEDAQGVRDTALAQWAQPVRFRETVERMHDDGIRLFVEIGPRANLTSFVRDTLKGRRFAAVAANVHHRGGIAQLGHALALLAAHGVAMDLAPLFRRRVEKEILAMPAGGLEIRRELPILRLSGVSLAGARPDQGSPTTGEKAMPPTSDERPARPGLPPGADQVMDAYLASVEAILTTQFQVMTAYLAGGPLPAEAVAPPVPLPPRPAPAPTPDPAAERPEPRPVPAVPAGIEAMLFALVSDKTGYPQEILGRDQALEADLGIDSIKRVEILAALARQLGGLDEEKTAALTRLRTLGEIIDLLADGAKGERS, from the coding sequence ATGAGCAGCCAGCCGTCCGCCGCGTTGCAGCCCCGGCGGGACGTGGCCATCGTCGGCATGGCCGGCCTCTTTCCCCAGGCTCCGGACCTCAAAGCCTTCTGGCACAACATCGTCGCCGGCCGGGACTGCATCACCGATCCGTTGCCGAGCTCGCTGGTGGCCCAGGTCTATGACCCGGACAGCCGGGAGTCCAACCGCATTGCCTGCCGGCGGGGCGGCTATCTGCACGAGCTGCCCCCCTTCGTGCCTGCCCGCTACGGGGTGATGCCCCGGGCGGTGGACGGCGCCGAGCCGGAGCATTTCGTGGCCCTGGTGGTGGCCCACGCGGCCCTGGCCGACGCCGGCCTTCTGGACCGGCCCTTCAACCGGGCCGCCACCGAGGTGATCCTGGGCCGGGGCACCTTTGTCAACCGGGGCTTCATGTCCGCCATGCAGCATGCCCTGGTGGTGGACCAGACCGAGGACCTCTTGCGGGATCTTGATCCGGACCTGGCGCCGGAGACCCTGGCCCGGATCCGGGCCGCCCTCCTGGCCCAGCTGCCGCCCTTTTCACCGGAGACCGCACCAGGCCTGTGCCACAACGTCATGGCCGGCCTCATCGCCAACCGGCTCGACCTCCAGGGCCGGACCCTGGTGGTGGACGCCGCCTGCGCCTCCGCTCTCCTGGCCCTGGAGATCGCTCGGGACGATTTGGCTCTCGGCAAGTGCGAGGTGGCCCTGGTGGGCGGCGTCCAGATCTCCACTCCGGCGCCCATCCACATGCTCTTCACCCAGCTGGGCGCCCTGTCCCGGAGCGAGCACCTCAAGCCCTTCGACCGGCGGGCCGACGGCACCATGCTGGGCGAGGGAGCCGGGATGCTGGTGCTGACCCGCCTGGAGGACGCCCTGGCGCAGGGCCTGCGGGTCTACGCCGTGGTGAAAGGGGTGGGCTCGGCCAGTGACGGCAAGGGGGCCGGCCTCTTGGCCCCCCGATTGGAGGGGGAGGAGCTGGCCTTGCGCCGGGCCTACCAGGACGGCGGCGTCGACCCGGCGACCGTGGGGCTCATCGAGGCCCATGGCACCGGCATCCCTCTGGGGGACCGCACCGAGGTCATGGCCCTGCGCCAAGTCCTGGGACCGCGCCGGGGCGAGCTGCCCTCCGTGGCCCTTGGCACGGTCAAGTCCATGATCGGCCATCTCATCCCGGCGGCCGGGGCCGCCGGCATGATCAAGGCCGCGCTGGCCATCTACCACAAGGTGCTGCCGCCCACCATTGCCTGCGACGAGGAGAATCCGGAGCTGGAGCTGGAGAAAACCGGGCTCTACCTCAACCGCCGGGCCAGGCCCTGGATCCATGGCGCTGCCGCCACCCCCCGCCGGGCCGGGGTGAATGCCTTCGGCTTTGGTGGCATCAACGCCCACGTCATCCTGGAGGAGGGACCGGCGGCGGCGGACGGCGCCTGGCGGCACGGCGACTGGGAGAGCGAGGTCCTGGTGGTGTCGGCCGCCTCCCGGCTGGACCTCGCCCAGCGCTGCCAGGATCTGGCCCAGGCCTGGCACGAGGAGCCGGCGGTGCCGCTGGCCCGCCGCGCCGCCGGTCTGGCCGCCGGCCCCGGGCCGGCCGGCTGCCGTCTCGCCCTGGTGGCCGGCACCGTGGAGGAGGCGGCCAGGAAGCTTGCCCGCAGCGCCCAGAAGCTCCAAGAGGAAGGTCGCACCCAGATCCAGGACAAGAGCGGCATCTTCTACTTCGACCAGCCCCTGGCCCAAGAGGGCGGGCTCGCCTTCCTGTTCCCCGGGGAGGGATCCCAGTACCTGGACATGCTGGCCGATCTGTGCCTGCACTTCCCCGGGGTGCGGGCCTGCTTCGATCTCCTGGACCGGGCCTACGCCGATCATCCCCGGGGGCTTCTTCCCAGCCAGTTCATCTTCCCGCCGCCGGGCAGCGACCGGGCCCAGGCCGAGGAGCTGCTTCTGGCCATGGACGGGGCGGTGGATGCGGTCTCCACCGCCAATCGGGCCCTGGCCGGCCTGTTTGCCGAGCTGGGCATCGCGGCCCAGGCGATGGCCGGCCACAGCTCCGGCGAGCTGGCGGCCCTGGAGGCGGCCGGCGCGGTGCCGCTTGCCGGCGAGGAGGATGTGATCGGCTATATCCGCACCGGCAACGCCATCATCGAGCGGCTGGAAAGGGCGGCCACGGTGGCTGCCGGCCGGCTGCTGGCCGTGGGCGGGGTGGAGCGGGCTGCGGTGGACCAAGTCCTGGCGGCGAGCCCCGGCTTTCTGGTCCGGGCCATGGACAACTGCCCCCACCAGTCGGTGCTGTGCGGCGACGAGGCCGTGCTGGCCGCCGCGGCCCGGACGCTCCGGGACAAAGGAGCGGTCTGCCAGCCGCTGCCCTTCCACCGGCCCTACCACACCGAGCGCTTCCTGCCGGCCCTGGCGCTCCTGGCCGAGCTTTATGACGAGGCCCGCTTCCAGGCCCCCCGGGTGCGCCTCTACTCGGCCATGACCGCCGCCCCCTACCCCGAGGATGCGCAAGGGGTGCGGGATACTGCCCTGGCCCAGTGGGCGCAGCCGGTCCGGTTCCGGGAGACGGTGGAGCGGATGCATGACGACGGCATCCGGCTGTTCGTGGAGATCGGCCCCCGGGCCAACCTGACCAGCTTTGTCCGGGACACCTTGAAGGGCCGGCGGTTCGCAGCCGTGGCCGCCAATGTCCACCACCGGGGCGGCATTGCCCAGCTCGGCCATGCCCTGGCCCTTCTGGCGGCCCACGGCGTGGCCATGGACCTCGCTCCCCTTTTTCGCCGGCGGGTGGAGAAGGAGATCTTGGCGATGCCCGCCGGCGGGCTTGAGATCCGGCGGGAGCTGCCGATCCTGCGGTTGTCTGGCGTCAGCCTGGCCGGGGCGCGGCCAGACCAGGGGAGCCCAACGACAGGGGAGAAGGCTATGCCGCCGACCAGTGACGAGCGTCCGGCCCGGCCCGGGCTGCCGCCCGGGGCCGACCAGGTGATGGACGCCTACCTGGCCTCCGTGGAGGCCATCCTGACGACCCAGTTCCAGGTGATGACCGCCTATCTGGCCGGCGGCCCGCTGCCGGCCGAGGCGGTGGCGCCACCGGTCCCGCTGCCGCCACGGCCGGCGCCGGCACCCACCCCGGACCCGGCGGCAGAGCGACCAGAGCCAAGGCCGGTGCCGGCCGTGCCGGCTGGCATCGAGGCCATGCTTTTCGCCCTGGTCAGCGACAAGACCGGCTATCCCCAGGAGATCCTGGGCCGGGATCAGGCCCTGGAGGCGGATCTGGGCATCGACTCCATCAAGCGGGTGGAGATCCTGGCCGCCCTGGCCCGGCAGCTGGGCGGGCTCGACGAGGAGAAGACCGCCGCCCTGACCCGGCTGCGCACCCTGGGAGAGATCATCGATCTGTTGGCCGATGGGGCCAAAGGGGAGCGGTCGTGA
- a CDS encoding SDR family NAD(P)-dependent oxidoreductase: protein MPFGGARTAVVVGVSGAGDLAQLYGFRTMLPLFFGEAADRIAAHFGDTLPEWTEDSFPGILMNVAAGRIANRFDLGGMNALVDAACASSLAALYLGVKELASGASDMVVVGGADSMQSPFTYMCFAQTHALSPRGRTTPFDAGADGIVIGEAVAFCVLKRLADAERDGDRIYAVVKGMGASSDGRDRSLTAPGVAGQERALARAYRQAGVSPAAVGLVEAHATSTVEGDRVEVESLTRFFTAAGAAPASCALGSVKSMIGHTKSAAGLSSLIKAALAVFHGVLPPTLGVETPNQGLASPTSPFFLPQEARPWLPRRPGPPRLAGVSAFGFGGTNFHTVLAEHQGRFQEAEVPAPWQRWPTELFVWRAASRQALAAEVAAAAARLAGVAGVDLFALAWQTRTREVRLRPRLPAGSPVLAVVAEDVADLAAKLAVAGSFLAGAEESLRDPRGIYCTRQPLAAGGSIAFLFPGQGSQYPGMLADLAVQLSPVRERFAASDALLLERLGARLSDFIFPPPAYSEEGRRAQAKLLARTDIAQPAMGTADLALCDLLAGLGITPAMTAGHSYGEYVALAAAGAIDPGDLILLSEARGRFIRQGAGEEPGTMAAVEAEATRVAALLDGLAQVWVANRNSPRQTVISGAREAVALAAARLEAAGIKARPIPVAAAFHSPVMAPAGTRLADYLATVPLAAPRVPVYSNTTGCPYPEEPAAIRTLLGRHLLEGIDFIGEILAMHEAGARIFIEVGPGRVLTGLAEQILAGRPHLAVASCLRDRSGLTGLQHLAAELLAQGVPVDWAGLDQGRLPPERPPEPAAVASERPACHGLWLVSGAGVRPAPASPWGSAPVRAITPYPVGSAATAAPAGGPPAGAAGLLVRHHELMAALAQGQEELMLRYLGPPAGARQDAAPRLVRHHRLMEHLAGGQGALMRRFLQGQDPAVPEEEAATEPAAVPAVPRCVPKILPAPAVWPKAPLPAGRVVLITDDGRGVAAGLAATLAEQGLPPVLLQVSDQGLARADREGAAAAALTPEAVAALIAGIAAELGLVGAVVHLAPLAAAEPLPALDLAAWRRLVGRETVSLFLLLQACQEGLSAPGALGRPTVLAATGLGGAFGLDGSLASEAARPSHGGVAGLVKTVALEWPQARVKVVDLDPAGSVPELTAVLRTELAADDGLVEVGWRAGVRCTVGLVETPDLAGRPAAWEPDASSVLLVTGGGRGIAARAARELAARFRPTLVLVGRTPLAAGPEETACAGLAEPAALRQALTARLAAQGQAVTPAQVERAAREVLARREIRANLARLQELGSQAVYREADVRNEAALGQLLAGIYRDFGRLDGVIHAAGVIEDAVLANKSLASFERVFGTKVESAFLLARLLRLPDLKLLAFFSSVAGRFGNAGQADYTAANDLVNKLALYLDARMPGRVAALNWGPWAGGGMASPAVQAAFARRGVGLIDPAAGAAACRQELVQGAKGEVEVVLGAGPWQDLGPLAADLGRLPLLADARLEAAGQAFRRTLSPAHDLFLDHHRLDGRPVLPAAFAVELMAEAAAAGRPDWVLQAVEEVRVLKGIVLDGEEREIRIAVAPAAGGKEGEMLRLAASIADDPPPAPPLYTATVVLGRRPAPAPAWPALPAPGSLPPFPLTVAEAYQERLFHGPLLQGLTAVDGVSETAMLARLFSSPPRDCLATRPAASWLIDPVVMDIGLQMALLWARQHLDCTVLPSRFAALRVYAPFPADRAISCHLEVQDVLDRQSVRYTMRFADDCGRPLGLIDSVEATGSPALNRLAGHVAYTGLGRGRVQP, encoded by the coding sequence GTGCCCTTCGGCGGGGCGCGCACCGCCGTGGTGGTGGGGGTGAGCGGCGCTGGCGACCTGGCCCAGCTCTACGGCTTCCGCACCATGCTGCCGCTCTTCTTTGGCGAGGCGGCGGACCGCATCGCCGCCCACTTCGGTGACACCCTCCCGGAGTGGACCGAGGATTCCTTCCCCGGCATCCTCATGAATGTCGCCGCCGGCCGCATCGCCAACCGCTTCGATCTCGGCGGCATGAACGCCCTGGTGGATGCCGCCTGCGCCTCTTCTTTGGCTGCCCTCTACCTGGGGGTGAAGGAGCTTGCCAGCGGCGCCAGCGACATGGTGGTGGTGGGCGGGGCCGACTCCATGCAGAGCCCCTTCACCTACATGTGCTTTGCCCAGACCCATGCCCTCTCCCCCCGGGGCCGCACCACCCCCTTCGATGCCGGCGCGGACGGCATCGTCATCGGCGAGGCGGTGGCCTTCTGCGTGCTCAAGAGGCTGGCCGACGCCGAGCGGGACGGGGATCGCATCTACGCGGTGGTCAAGGGCATGGGCGCCTCCAGCGACGGCCGGGACCGCAGCCTGACCGCGCCCGGCGTCGCCGGCCAGGAGCGGGCCCTGGCCCGGGCCTATCGCCAGGCCGGGGTGTCGCCCGCCGCGGTGGGGCTGGTGGAGGCCCATGCCACCAGCACGGTGGAAGGGGATCGGGTGGAGGTGGAGTCCCTGACCCGGTTCTTCACCGCCGCCGGTGCAGCGCCGGCCAGCTGCGCCCTGGGCTCGGTCAAGTCCATGATCGGCCACACCAAGTCGGCAGCCGGGCTGTCCAGCCTCATCAAGGCCGCCCTCGCCGTCTTCCACGGCGTCCTGCCACCCACCCTGGGGGTGGAGACCCCCAACCAGGGCCTGGCCAGCCCCACCTCGCCTTTCTTCCTGCCCCAGGAGGCGCGGCCCTGGCTGCCCCGGCGGCCAGGCCCCCCCCGGCTGGCCGGGGTTTCTGCCTTCGGCTTCGGCGGCACCAACTTCCACACGGTGCTGGCCGAGCACCAGGGCCGCTTCCAGGAGGCCGAGGTGCCGGCCCCCTGGCAGCGCTGGCCCACGGAGCTTTTCGTCTGGCGGGCCGCCTCCCGGCAGGCCCTGGCCGCCGAGGTCGCCGCCGCGGCCGCCCGGCTGGCCGGGGTCGCCGGCGTGGACCTCTTCGCCCTGGCCTGGCAGACCCGGACCCGGGAGGTGCGGCTGCGGCCGCGGCTGCCGGCCGGCTCCCCGGTCCTGGCCGTGGTGGCGGAGGACGTGGCGGATCTTGCCGCCAAGCTGGCGGTGGCCGGAAGCTTTCTGGCCGGCGCCGAGGAAAGCCTGCGGGATCCCCGGGGCATCTATTGCACCAGGCAGCCCCTGGCCGCCGGGGGCAGCATCGCCTTCCTGTTTCCGGGCCAGGGCTCCCAGTACCCCGGCATGCTGGCCGACCTGGCGGTGCAGCTTTCGCCGGTCCGGGAGCGCTTTGCGGCCAGCGATGCCCTTCTCCTGGAGCGGCTGGGCGCTCGCCTGAGCGACTTCATCTTCCCGCCCCCGGCCTACAGCGAGGAGGGGCGCCGGGCCCAGGCGAAGCTGCTCGCCCGCACCGACATCGCCCAGCCGGCCATGGGCACCGCTGACCTGGCCTTGTGCGACCTCCTGGCCGGCCTCGGCATCACGCCCGCCATGACCGCCGGCCACAGCTACGGCGAGTATGTGGCCCTGGCCGCGGCCGGCGCCATCGACCCCGGCGACCTCATCCTCCTCTCCGAGGCCCGGGGCCGCTTCATCCGCCAGGGTGCAGGCGAGGAGCCGGGCACCATGGCGGCAGTGGAGGCGGAGGCGACCCGGGTGGCGGCGCTTCTCGATGGCCTGGCCCAGGTCTGGGTGGCGAATCGCAACTCCCCCCGGCAGACCGTGATCTCAGGGGCCCGGGAGGCGGTGGCGCTGGCCGCCGCCCGTCTGGAGGCGGCGGGCATCAAGGCCCGGCCCATCCCGGTGGCGGCCGCCTTCCATTCCCCGGTCATGGCGCCGGCCGGGACCAGGCTGGCGGATTATCTGGCCACCGTGCCCCTGGCGGCGCCCCGGGTGCCGGTGTACTCCAACACCACCGGCTGTCCCTATCCCGAGGAGCCGGCGGCGATCCGCACCCTGCTCGGGCGGCATCTTCTGGAGGGCATCGACTTCATCGGCGAGATCCTGGCCATGCACGAGGCCGGGGCCCGGATCTTCATCGAGGTCGGACCGGGCCGGGTGCTCACCGGCCTGGCCGAGCAGATCCTGGCCGGCCGGCCGCACCTGGCCGTGGCCAGCTGCCTGCGGGACCGGTCCGGACTGACCGGACTGCAGCATCTGGCCGCCGAGCTCCTCGCCCAGGGGGTGCCGGTGGACTGGGCCGGCCTCGATCAGGGACGGCTGCCCCCGGAGCGGCCGCCGGAGCCGGCCGCTGTTGCCAGCGAGCGCCCGGCCTGCCATGGCCTCTGGCTGGTGAGCGGCGCCGGGGTGCGGCCGGCTCCCGCCTCCCCATGGGGCTCGGCACCGGTGCGGGCCATCACCCCCTATCCGGTGGGATCGGCGGCCACGGCTGCGCCCGCCGGCGGGCCGCCGGCGGGCGCAGCGGGGCTGCTCGTGCGGCACCATGAGCTGATGGCGGCCCTGGCCCAGGGCCAAGAGGAGCTGATGCTCCGCTACCTCGGCCCGCCGGCCGGGGCCCGCCAGGATGCGGCGCCGCGGCTGGTCCGGCATCATCGGCTCATGGAGCATTTGGCCGGCGGCCAAGGGGCCCTGATGCGCCGTTTTCTTCAGGGGCAGGACCCGGCGGTGCCCGAGGAGGAGGCCGCCACCGAGCCGGCAGCCGTGCCGGCGGTGCCCCGCTGTGTGCCCAAAATCCTGCCGGCACCGGCGGTCTGGCCCAAGGCCCCTTTGCCGGCCGGCCGGGTGGTGCTGATCACCGACGACGGCCGGGGGGTGGCGGCCGGCCTGGCGGCGACTCTGGCCGAGCAGGGCCTGCCCCCCGTTCTTCTTCAGGTCAGCGATCAGGGGCTGGCCCGGGCCGACCGGGAAGGGGCGGCTGCCGCGGCTCTCACCCCGGAAGCCGTGGCCGCCCTGATCGCCGGCATCGCGGCGGAGCTGGGGCTGGTGGGGGCGGTGGTGCATCTGGCACCCCTGGCGGCGGCCGAGCCCTTGCCGGCCCTGGATCTGGCGGCCTGGCGCCGGCTGGTCGGCCGGGAGACCGTATCCCTGTTCCTGCTGCTCCAGGCCTGCCAGGAGGGGCTGAGCGCTCCCGGCGCCCTTGGCCGTCCCACGGTGCTGGCCGCCACCGGGCTGGGCGGCGCCTTTGGTCTGGACGGCAGCCTGGCGTCCGAAGCGGCGCGGCCCAGTCATGGCGGGGTGGCGGGTCTGGTCAAGACCGTGGCCCTGGAGTGGCCGCAGGCTCGGGTCAAGGTGGTGGATCTCGATCCCGCCGGCAGCGTCCCCGAGCTGACGGCAGTGCTGCGCACCGAGCTGGCGGCCGATGACGGCCTGGTGGAGGTGGGCTGGCGGGCCGGGGTGCGCTGCACGGTGGGGCTGGTCGAGACCCCGGACCTGGCCGGCCGGCCGGCGGCCTGGGAGCCGGATGCCTCGTCGGTGCTGCTCGTCACCGGCGGCGGCCGGGGAATCGCCGCCCGAGCGGCCCGGGAGCTGGCGGCCCGCTTCCGGCCCACCCTGGTGCTGGTGGGCCGCACCCCGTTGGCCGCTGGTCCCGAGGAGACGGCTTGCGCCGGCCTGGCTGAGCCGGCGGCGCTGCGCCAGGCCCTGACCGCCCGCTTGGCGGCCCAGGGGCAGGCCGTGACCCCGGCCCAGGTGGAGCGGGCGGCCCGGGAGGTGCTGGCCCGCCGGGAGATCCGGGCCAACCTCGCCAGGCTGCAGGAGCTGGGCAGCCAGGCTGTCTACCGGGAGGCGGATGTCCGTAACGAGGCCGCCCTCGGCCAGCTCTTGGCCGGCATCTACCGGGATTTCGGCCGCCTGGACGGTGTCATCCATGCGGCCGGCGTCATCGAGGATGCCGTGCTGGCCAACAAATCCCTGGCGTCCTTTGAGCGGGTCTTTGGCACCAAGGTGGAGAGCGCCTTTCTCCTGGCCCGGCTGCTGCGCCTGCCGGACCTCAAGCTGCTGGCCTTCTTCTCCTCGGTGGCGGGCCGCTTCGGCAATGCCGGCCAGGCGGACTACACCGCGGCCAACGATCTTGTCAACAAGCTGGCCCTGTACCTGGATGCCCGGATGCCGGGCCGGGTGGCCGCTCTCAACTGGGGACCCTGGGCCGGCGGCGGCATGGCCTCCCCGGCGGTGCAGGCAGCCTTTGCCCGCCGCGGCGTCGGCCTCATCGATCCGGCTGCCGGTGCCGCTGCCTGCCGGCAGGAGCTGGTGCAGGGCGCCAAGGGCGAGGTGGAGGTGGTGCTGGGGGCCGGGCCCTGGCAGGACCTGGGCCCACTGGCCGCGGACCTGGGTCGCCTGCCGCTCCTGGCCGATGCCCGCCTCGAGGCTGCCGGCCAGGCCTTCCGCCGCACCCTTTCTCCGGCCCACGACCTCTTTCTCGACCACCACCGCCTGGACGGCCGGCCGGTGCTGCCGGCGGCCTTTGCTGTCGAGCTCATGGCCGAGGCGGCCGCGGCCGGCCGGCCGGACTGGGTGCTTCAAGCCGTGGAGGAGGTGCGGGTCCTGAAGGGCATCGTGCTGGATGGCGAGGAGCGGGAGATCCGGATCGCGGTGGCGCCGGCTGCCGGCGGCAAGGAGGGCGAGATGCTGCGGCTGGCCGCCAGCATCGCCGATGACCCGCCGCCGGCGCCGCCCCTCTACACCGCCACCGTGGTGCTGGGGCGCCGGCCGGCCCCGGCTCCGGCCTGGCCGGCCCTGCCCGCCCCAGGCAGTCTGCCCCCTTTCCCCCTCACCGTGGCCGAGGCGTACCAGGAGCGTCTCTTCCACGGCCCGCTCCTGCAGGGGCTGACCGCTGTCGACGGCGTCTCGGAGACGGCCATGCTGGCCAGGCTTTTCAGCTCGCCCCCCCGGGACTGCCTGGCCACCAGGCCTGCGGCCTCCTGGCTCATCGATCCGGTGGTCATGGACATCGGCCTGCAGATGGCCCTGCTCTGGGCCCGCCAGCACCTGGACTGTACGGTGCTGCCGTCCCGGTTCGCGGCCCTGCGGGTCTATGCCCCGTTTCCGGCGGACAGGGCCATCTCCTGCCATCTGGAGGTGCAAGACGTCCTGGACCGCCAGTCGGTGCGCTACACCATGCGGTTCGCCGACGATTGCGGCCGGCCCCTGGGGCTGATCGACTCCGTGGAGGCCACCGGCAGCCCGGCCCTCAACCGGCTGGCCGGGCACGTCGCGTACACCGGCCTGGGCAGAGGGAGGGTGCAGCCATGA
- a CDS encoding polyketide synthase dehydratase domain-containing protein — protein sequence MSRPVAASPGALPLLAGATVAAQGHMIVVQRRLSLAADPWLQDHTLGGAVSREDPGLCALPVLPLAMALELMAEAAALLSPGQLLVRIAAVRAMGWLPCPDDGVLLTVQARWQGEEVQALLLAGDQPKVTATMAFSDRPPALAAAAEGPAAAGPLLVSREALYPDALFHGPAFRILAGVRAWDQGGIETMLAPPPASLAIPAAARLLAAPLQLDAAGQSAGLWAQQFLAEGFVIFPTGVEEIELAAPAGEAPLAGSCRVSIHAAGDQGLLADGTLRDAAGRPWCRIRGLRHRRVPMPAVLHRFRGRRQVLLTSALPMPPLVAAGRALPAALAGGDWQDLGLTGADGAMLEAVIAHIVLSRQERRLWQGMAGEPGRRAWLLDRLAVKEAVRRLVRQEARLDPWSADLAVDLGPDGQATVRSRQLADLGWQPAVAIGRLRDRTLALAVRLPGPGWGVRLRPAPGTRGRWHWRNEDAIGGMEIEIEEPNGMSDSGLSQGEIEAAVVAIVQDMTRDWDLDFTGEIGPKTRLVGDLAFESIDIVQFIVAMEERFQRRGLPWEEILMQDGRYVDEIRVGDAVGLLAKHLA from the coding sequence GTGAGCCGCCCGGTTGCCGCCAGCCCGGGGGCGTTGCCCCTTTTGGCCGGCGCGACCGTGGCGGCGCAGGGTCACATGATCGTGGTCCAGCGGCGGCTTTCCCTGGCCGCCGACCCCTGGCTTCAAGATCACACCCTGGGCGGAGCTGTCTCCCGGGAGGATCCCGGGCTCTGTGCCCTGCCGGTGCTGCCCCTGGCCATGGCCCTGGAGCTGATGGCCGAGGCGGCGGCGCTCCTGAGCCCTGGCCAGCTGCTGGTGCGGATCGCGGCGGTGCGGGCCATGGGCTGGCTGCCTTGCCCGGACGACGGCGTGCTTCTCACCGTCCAGGCCCGGTGGCAGGGGGAGGAGGTCCAGGCTCTGCTTCTGGCCGGGGACCAGCCGAAGGTCACCGCGACCATGGCCTTCAGCGACCGGCCGCCGGCCCTGGCAGCGGCAGCCGAGGGACCGGCGGCCGCGGGGCCGCTGCTGGTGAGCCGGGAGGCGCTGTATCCGGACGCCCTTTTCCATGGCCCGGCCTTTCGCATCCTGGCGGGGGTGCGGGCCTGGGACCAGGGAGGCATCGAGACAATGCTGGCGCCGCCGCCGGCGTCCCTGGCCATCCCGGCGGCGGCCCGCCTGCTGGCTGCCCCTTTGCAGCTGGATGCGGCCGGCCAGAGCGCCGGCCTCTGGGCGCAACAGTTTCTGGCCGAGGGGTTTGTCATCTTCCCGACCGGGGTGGAGGAGATCGAGCTGGCGGCGCCAGCCGGGGAGGCCCCCCTGGCCGGCAGCTGCCGGGTGTCGATCCACGCCGCCGGGGACCAGGGCCTGTTGGCGGACGGCACGCTCCGGGATGCGGCCGGCCGGCCCTGGTGCCGGATCCGGGGCCTCCGGCACCGCCGGGTGCCCATGCCGGCGGTGCTGCACCGGTTCCGCGGCCGGCGTCAGGTGCTGTTGACCTCTGCCCTGCCCATGCCGCCGCTGGTGGCTGCTGGCCGGGCGCTGCCGGCAGCTCTGGCCGGTGGCGACTGGCAGGACCTGGGCCTGACCGGTGCGGATGGCGCCATGCTGGAGGCGGTGATCGCCCACATCGTGCTCAGCCGGCAGGAGCGGCGCCTCTGGCAGGGGATGGCGGGCGAGCCGGGCCGCCGCGCCTGGCTCCTGGACCGGCTGGCGGTCAAGGAGGCGGTGCGGCGGCTGGTGCGGCAGGAGGCCAGGCTTGACCCCTGGTCGGCGGACCTGGCGGTCGATCTCGGCCCGGACGGCCAGGCAACGGTCCGGAGCCGGCAGCTGGCCGATCTGGGCTGGCAGCCAGCGGTGGCAATCGGCCGGTTGCGCGACCGGACTTTGGCTCTGGCGGTGCGGCTGCCGGGCCCAGGCTGGGGGGTGCGCTTGAGGCCGGCCCCGGGCACACGCGGGCGGTGGCATTGGCGCAACGAGGATGCAATCGGTGGTATGGAGATCGAGATCGAGGAGCCGAATGGCATGAGTGATTCCGGTTTGTCGCAAGGCGAGATCGAAGCGGCCGTGGTGGCCATTGTCCAGGACATGACCCGGGACTGGGACCTGGACTTCACCGGCGAGATCGGTCCCAAGACCAGACTGGTGGGCGATTTGGCCTTCGAATCCATCGACATCGTCCAGTTTATCGTCGCCATGGAGGAGCGGTTCCAGCGCCGGGGCCTGCCCTGGGAGGAGATCCTCATGCAGGACGGCCGCTATGTGGATGAGATCCGGGTGGGCGACGCCGTAGGCCTGCTGGCCAAGCACCTCGCGTAA